One stretch of Zingiber officinale cultivar Zhangliang chromosome 6B, Zo_v1.1, whole genome shotgun sequence DNA includes these proteins:
- the LOC121992071 gene encoding phosphoenolpyruvate carboxylase kinase 2-like, whose product MSEGLAREYEIGAEIGRGRFGVVRRCRSAETGEEFAVKSIEKRLLADELDRECAEREGKRHRQAAAGNPYVVQIHAAYEDGEWAHLVLDLLDAPDLCDRIAARGGTPFSEPEAAVMVGHLAEAVAECHRRGVAHRDVKPDNVLFDAVGRLKLADFGSAECFVDADGDWVPMRGIVGTPMYVAPEVISGREYGEKVDVWSMGVVMYMMLAGGVPPFYGETAAETFEAVARANLRFPPRIFRSVSPAAKDLIRRMLCKDVSRRFSAEQVLRHPWITSGGMSPVDEPRRDPSLSMERREGILSLCT is encoded by the exons ATGAGCGAAGGATTGGCGAGGGAGTACGAGATCGGGGCGGAGATCGGCCGGGGGCGGTTTGGGGTGGTGCGGCGGTGCAGGTCGGCGGAGACGGGAGAGGAGTTTGCGGTGAAGTCGATCGAGAAGCGTCTCCTCGCCGACGAGTTAGATCGCGAGTGCGCCGAGCGGGAGGGGAAGCGCCACCGCCAGGCCGCAGCGGGAAACCCCTACGTCGTCCAGATCCACGCCGCCTACGAGGACGGGGAGTGGGCGCACCTCGTTCTTGATCTCCTCGATGCGCCGGACCTTTGCGATCGCATCGCCGCCCGCGGAGGGACGCCGTTTTCTGAGCCGGAGGCTGCGGTGATGGTGGGTCATCTGGCGGAGGCCGTGGCGGAGTGCCACAGGAGGGGAGTGGCGCACCGCGACGTCAAGCCGGATAACGTGCTCTTCGACGCGGTGGGGCGACTGAAGCTGGCCGACTTTGGGTCGGCGGAGTGTTTCGTGGACGCCGACGGGGACTGGGTGCCTATGAGGGGGATTGTGGGGACGCCGATGTATGTGGCGCCGGAGGTTATTAGCGGAAGGGAGTACGGAGAGAAGGTGGATGTTTGGAGTATGGGCGTGGTGATGTACATGATGCTGGCCGGAGGGGTACCGCCGTTCTACGGGGAGACTGCGGCTGAGACCTTCGAGGCGGTCGCGCGGGCCAATCTGAGGTTCCCACCGAGGATATTCCGCTCGGTGTCCCCGGCGGCCAAAGATCTTATTCGTCGGATGCTCTGCAAGGACGTCTCCAGAAGGTTCTCCGCCGAACAAGTCCTGA GGCATCCCTGGATCACTAGCGGAGGCATGAGTCCAGTGGACGAACCAAGACGTGACCCTTCCCTCTCCATGGAGAGGCGAGAAGGCATTTTAAGCCTATGCACATAG